The Acinetobacter sp. SAAs474 DNA window GATGTGGGAGCAAGTCGTTTAACACAGCAATTATTAATACAGCCAGAAATCGAGGTGATTACGGTAAAACTAACAAAATTTGGCAAAATTCCGGCCACGATGATTGCATTAATGCAACAAATGTTTGCGTGTCGTCATCAGGTTGAGCAATGTGTTCAGTTAGCAATCGAATCTTTATTACCTCAACTATCTGAAAATTATAAAAAAGACTGGTCTCGTCGCCAGCGAGATTTTGAGTTGGTACAGCAATTGGCGGCGAAACATGATCAATTACATGAATTTTTGGAAGCCTATGTACTTGATCCTGTGTCTATTTCTGAAATTGAGCGTCAATCTGATCGGGATGTGGTGACGTTAATGACGATTCATTCGGCAAAAGGGACAGAACAAAAAGTGTGTTATGTTGCCAATGTGACACCAGGTCAATACCCACATCTACGTGCACAGGGCGATTTTGATGCAGTTGAAGAGGAGCGGCGTGTTTTATATGTTGCACTGACGCGTGCACAAAATGAACTTATTCTGACTAAGCAAAATTTAAGTTTTTGGGCGAAGCCAACGATTGATAGTCAGGGACGTACAGTTGAGCAATATTTTTTAAGTGATCTAAGTCAGCATTTATGTCGTATGGAAACACACTATAAAACTCGGCAGCAAACGGTTAAAAGTGCATTGATTGAACGTCAGTCAATAAATTTAGATTTTGGTATAGATCTCGATTAAACTATAGCAATAGCTCGTATATATACGAGTAAAGTTCAAAAAGTAGAGTAGACGAATGCTTTTTGATGTTTTTGTCTATTTTAAGGTTATTTCATGAATATTTTAGTCCGTAACTTAGAGCGTTCAGTTAGCAAAGAAGAACTAGCTGCACTTTTTCAGCCTTTTGGTACGGTTGCATCAGCAACGGTGATCATGGATGCCACAACAGGAAAATCAAAAGGTTTTGGTTTTGTGGAAATGCCCAATGCTCGTGAAGCGATTAAAGCAATTAAAGCATTGAATACCTTGAAAGTTAAAGGTATGGGCATTCGTGTAAAAGCTGCTGAAGATAAGCCTAAAGCATAATATTGAGGAGCATAAGTGCTCCTTTTAAATCCAATATCGTGAATATGCAGCTTGCCCGTCGATTCTTTGCAATTGATATGAGCTAGAGTATGCCTATTTGATATTACTTACAGGCTATTTATAATGATGTATTTAGGCCTAGAATAGATGCCCGAGAATATTGTCATTATTGATTGAATTGAGGAAATTATACATGTCACGTGTTGCTCGCTTCCACGCTGATCGTACCAACCAAAAACTGTATTTTGCACGTTTATCTTGTCAGCAGGCAGAGCAAACTGAACATGTACAACACGCACAGGCACATCGTGAAGCTGCGGTATTTCACTTGCATGGTGCTGTATTGGCTTTTTTACAAGAACTGGTGCGTTACTATCGTTTAAATGATGCATCACCTACATTTGCCTCGATTGAAACATTAATGGCCGACAAAGGACAAGTTTCACCAGAAGTTGTTGTTTTACAACAATTGATGCAAAATGGTTTTATCGGTGAGCTTAAGCGTGCATATCGTATGTGTCAATATACACCAGAACCAAATGCACCAGAGCCAGAGAGTGAAACTTCATCACAGTTGATTATCAAAGTTACACAAACAACGCAAATGTGGTTGCCAGATACGCAGATTTTACGTGAATGGCATGAAAAATTGACGCAACTTATTGATGGATTTAGGAACGAAATGGTGGAGTTTTAGGAAACAATCATGAGGGCTTGAAATAATTTTTTTCAACCTTATATATTAAATCCTAAGCAATGCAAAGTGCAGGTGCCTTTGCCACCATGTTTAGCATGGAGAATTTATGTCGATTGAACAGTTAAAAGAATTATTTGGTAATCAAGAAGCCGTCTTGGAGTTGGTGCAGCTAGAAGATGGTGAGCTTGCTTTACGTAATGCGGGCTCTGAAAATGAGCCATTGGTTAAAATCCAGTTTAATGAAGAAGTGAGAACTTTACTGGGTGATAATACTGCTGTTGTTGCACAAAATATGATTCAGGCAGCACTAATTGGTCTATTGGAAAAACAAGTCAATGAGTGGCAAGCAACCGTTGTGGATGAAAAACCTCAATTCATGAGTTGATATTCTCATCTATCGATAGCTTTAACTTGACGATATCTTTGGGTTATGAATGGGGCAACATGATCATAGATCATATCGCCCTATATACTACGGATTTGGTTTTAGGTTGCTCAGTATGATGCTGCATCAAATTTTGCGGTCATGTTTAATGGGTCGGAGATTGATGATGTGCAATTTGAATTTGATTTAAAATATGATTACTCATATTTTTAGCCATTTCCTCTTTAGCATAATAGACCGTACCGACATTTTCACGACCAATCACTTCCGCTTCTTCTTTGCTTTCTGCACAGACTAAAACTTGAATTGCTGGATTTAACGTCTTCGCAATATCAACAATTTTATGAATATCGAGTATATCCATTGGAGAAAGTACTAATAGTCTGGCATGTTGAATATGCGCCTGTATCAGTACGCCAGCTTCGGTGGCAATACCCGAAACAGCAGCAATGTTTTTTTCACGTAATCGTTCTACAATTTCACGATTTTCTTCCGCAATGACGACTTTAATGCCATCTTGCATTAAGGTGTGTGTAATGCGGCGCCCAACTTCCCCATAGCCGATCATCACAACTTGATCACGGAGATAATCTTGGGAAACCTCATCGGGTAGCATTGCCAGAGGATCTCCATTTCGTTCCAGTAAGCGTGCTAAAGCGGAGTCTTCTCGTATCCATTTCTGGATTGGTTCGATGGCAGAAAATACAAATGAGTTTAACGTAATTGAAATTAATGCACCTGCTAGAATTAAGTTCTGTCCATCAATTGAAAGTAATCCTAGTGATACACCAAGGGCTGCTAAAATAAATGAAAACTCACCTATTTGTGCCAACGAGGCCCCTACAGTCAATGCTGTATTCAGTGGATAGCGGAAAAATAATACCAACGCCATTGCTGCAATCGTTTTACCAATCATGATAATAGCAACGACGACTAAGACATGTAATGGCTGTTCAAAGATGATCCGCGGATCAAACAGCATACCGACAGCAACAAAAAATAAAATTGAGAAAATTTCACGTAATGGTAAGGTTTCTTCTTCTGCACGATGACTAAAGTCTGATTCTTTAACCACCATTCCTGCAAAGAATGCACCTAAGGCCATAGAAACGCCAAATACTTTATAGGCACCGAATGCAATCGAAACTGCTGCAGCAACCACCGCCAAAGTAAATAATTCACGAGAGCCTAAACGCACCACAATTTTTAAGATAAAGGGCACAATACGCTTACCAAAAATCAGCATAAAGGCAATAAAGCCAGCAACTTTAAGTAAGGTAATCGCCAGTGTCATCCAAACATTTTCATCGGCTGAACTCCCTTCCAGTACTTGACCACCAAGTAATACGGCTGTTGCAGGTAATAATACCAGCGCCAATACCATGACCAGATCTTCAACTAAAAGCCAGCCTACAGCAATTTTACCATTAACGGAATTAAGTAAACCGCGATCGCCAAGTGCCTTGAGTAAAACGACTGTACTTGCACAAGATAAGCTTAAACCGAAGATCAATGCGGAACCAAAATTCCATCCCCATAGCATTGACACACCGATACCGAGTAAGGTAGCAACGGCAATTTGTAAAATAGCACCAGGTAAGGCAATACGACGAACCTGCATTAAGTCACTGAGTGAAAAATGCATCCCGACGCCAAACATTAAAAACATCACACCCAATTCGGCTAGCTGATTGGCGAGATGAGTATCACCAACCACACCTGGTGTATGAGGGCTAATGATGACACCTGCGATGAGATAGCCAATCAGCGGAGGAAGTTTTAAACGTGCGGCAATATAACCAAAAAAAAGCGCTAAGCCAAAGCCTGCAGCGAGTAATATTATGAGTTCTACATCATGCGGCACTAAAAACTCCTAAAAAATAAAAAAATCAGTAAAAAGTAAAAATGTATCATATCTGTTGCATGCTACTTGATGCTGCTGTAGCAGCATGGATGGTGATGCGAATATGTCAATACAGCTCTAAACGTTGTCGTAAGCCATCTGTGCATGCTGCTGTTATAGCAAAAAATATACCAGTCATCGCAAGCAGGTATTGCTGGGTCATAGTGATCCATCTTGATATTGATGATGAATGCAATACAAATATCGGTGATGGTTTTTCGTTGATTGATCTTTATGGGTATGTTGCAACCAAGCTGCTATTAAGTAGTATGGTTGCTATTTAGTGCTGTACAGTCATGCTTTATTATCAAAAAAGTGTGATAAAAATAAATCCATAGCATGAGATCAATCATATCGTTACATGGTTAGACTTCGCAGCTTATTTAAGGCTGATCATAACCTCACAGATTATATCCGAATCATTTTAAATGCTGATGAAGATGAAGTGCTTTACTGTATGAATCGCACATAGCCTAGCGTAAATTTTGCAATTTATACGATTAGTGTGCATTCAATCACGTTAATCTAGATTTGGCATTCTGCTATGAGTCTGGTGTGAAATTTTAACAAGGAGTATAAAAAAAATGCAAAAAAAAACGACCTTTTGGGCCGTTTTTTTTAAAAAAACTAAAATTATTTGATTTTAGCTTCTTTAAAGATCACGTGTTGACGGATTTTTGGATCAAATTTTTTGATTTCCATTTTTTCCGGCATAGTACGTTTGTTCTTAGTAGTGGTATAGAAATAACCTGTACCAGCTGAAGAAACTAAGCGAATCTTATCACGCATTGTCCTGACTCCTTACTTAGATCTTTTGACCTTGAGCACGAAGATCTGCAACAACCTTTTCGATACCCAATTTGTCAATAATACGCATACCTTTAGTTGTTAAACGAAGACGTACGAAACGTTTTTCGCTTTCTAACCAAAAGCGGTGGTTGTGCAGGTTCGGCTCGAACCGGCGCTTAGTTTTGTTGTTGGCGTGTGAGACGTTGTTACCAACGACTGGACGCTTGCCGGTAACTTGGCAAACCTTAGACATGGTGTAACTCCATTGATTTAGCCAACAGCAAATCTGTATGGCCAGTCAAAATAAACGGATGAATTCATTCAAGGGGCGTTTTATATCAAAAATACGCTTAAAAGACAAGCGATTTTGTATAAAATCGGGCATGTGCCAGTGTGATAGCTCATGCCTTGATCAGTTATCGAAGAAGTGTTTTTGAAATTAGTCTATGAATGGGTTTATTAAACGGTGGCAGAATGAATTTTAAACTATACAGCTTAGGATTCGACATCATGGACCGTTCGTGAGACAAACTAAAAAAACCTTCTGGACCGTGATATTTCCCCATGCCAGATGCACCAATGCCGCCAAAAGGCAGGTCATCTTGTGCAACATGAGTTAATACAGTATTCAGCCCAAAGTGCCCTGAATGGGTACGCTGTGCGACATAATCTGCACGCGCCTGATCAAAGTCGAAATAGTATAATGCAAGTGGACGCGGACGGCTATTAATAAAGTCGATAACATCGTCTATTTGATCATATTCCATGATTGGAAGGATGGGACCAAAAATCTCATTTTGCATAATCAGCATATCCGGTTGAACATCAGTGACCAGTGTCGGCGCAATTTTACGATTTAAAGCTACATCTTCACTTTGAGGATTAAATTCGATAAGTTTGGCACCATTTTGTTGTGCATCATCTAGATAGCCTTGTAGACGATGATATTGTTTCTCATTAACAATCGCCGTATAGTCTTGATTATTGAGTAAGCTTGGATACATTTCAGAGACATAATAAGAAAAATATTCTTGAAATAAAGCCGTTTTGCCACGGGGTAAAAACATATAGTCTGGTGCTACACAGGTTTGACCCGCATTCCAGAGTTTGCCTACAGCGATACGCTGGGCGACATCTTGTAAATCACTTGACTCATGAACTAAAACAGGTGATTTACCTCCCAATTCTAAGATCACTGGTACCAAATTTTGTGCAGCAGCAGTCATGACGGTTTTGCCGACATTGGTTGAGCCGGTAAAGATTATTTTATCAAAGGGTAGGTGTGAAAAATCATCTGAAATTTGGCCGCCACCATTAATAACAGTAACCAGTTCTTGAGGAAATGCCTCTGCAATGGCATTGGCCAATGTTCTGCCAAAATAGTGAGAGGCACTAGAAATTTTAATCATGGCATGGTTACCTGCTGCCAATGCGCAAATCAGTGGACCAACTGAAAGTAACAGTGGATAATTCCAAGGTGAAATAATACCAATGACGCCTAAAGGCTGATATTCTACCCAACCTTTTGCAGGCTGATGAATCATACTGATATGGCGTTTGGATGGCTTCATCCATGTCGTTAGGTGGCGGCTGTAATACTTAATCTGTTCTAGACAGGTCAAGAGTTCGCCAATTTTTGTTTCACTAATTGATCTATTGCCATAGTCTTTATTGATGGCATCTGCCATGTCATCCTGATATTTAATTAACACTTGCTTTAAGCGGGCGAGTCGATCGATACGTTCTTTTGCTGTGGCATAAGGATGGCGTTGGTAAGCCAATTTTTGTGCAACTAAAATATCATTTAATTTTTGTTGATCAATGCTGTCAGTACCTACAGCATTGGGATTGGTTTGACTATTCATGGCAAATTACCATTTAATACAGGTTAATATAATATTTTTTAGAGTATTAACTCTAAATAGTCAAGTTGCTTTCATAAGTGGTTTGATGGGTATTTTGAAAACAGGATTGCCTTAGCATGTCTCATTCAAAAACGGTAAAAACCAAAGAGCGTATCTTACAGTTAAGCTTACAATTGTTTAATGAACGCGGTGAACGTTCTGTCACGACCAATCATATTGCTGCTGAACTTGGTATTAGTCCAGGTAATTTGTATTATCATTTTCGCAATAAAAGCGAAATTATTAAAGAGTTAATGGCGCAATACCAACATGAAACATTAGAAATGCTGGCTTTGCCAGAAGATCGTCTGCTAGATGCCAATGATAAAATTCGTTATTTTCAAGTTTTAAGTAGCCAATTATGGGCATATCGTTTTTTACATCGTGATGTTTATCATTTGGTCGAAAATAATGATGATTTTCGTAAAATGTATCCACGCTTTGCAGGTCAGGTGATGCAACAGGGCCAAAAGATTTATAAGGCATTTGTCAACGCTGGATTGATGGCAATGACTGATTCTGAAATTGAAGCTTTAATTATTAATTTATGGATTGTACTTACCAATTGGACCAATTTTTTATATATGTCTGGTCATATTACTGATTCAAATACTTTAGAAGATAAATGGCTTTGGCATGCTCTACGTCAGATGGTCTTTTTAGAAGGCGCATATCTACGTGGTGAGAGCCGCCAAACTTATGAAAGCTTGTTGGCTAGCTTTGGTTCTTCTGAACTTTTTGCCAGTTTTTCTGCCATGAAAACCCATCGCATTGAATAAGCCTATTTAGAAAGATGAGAAAAGGCGTTAGAATGTTGTGCTTATTTTGAATTGAATAGATTAGTGACATTAACCAAATGAATATGACGACTGCAAATACTGCGCGCTTACTCATTACTTGTGCAGATAAGCCAGGTATTGTGCAAGCTGTATCGAGCTTTTTGTATCATCAAGGAGCAAATATTACCGCACTTGATCAATATGCAACAGAAGCTCAAGGTGGGCGTTATTTCATGCGTGTGGAATTTGAATTAGATAATTTACAAAGTCGTAAAGAAAATTTAATTCAGACATTTTCATCAAATGTTGCCGAACGTTATGAAATGCATTGGCGCCTTGCTTTGGTCAGTGATATGAAAAAAGTGGGCATTTTGGTT harbors:
- a CDS encoding RNA-binding protein — protein: MNILVRNLERSVSKEELAALFQPFGTVASATVIMDATTGKSKGFGFVEMPNAREAIKAIKALNTLKVKGMGIRVKAAEDKPKA
- a CDS encoding DUF6586 family protein, with amino-acid sequence MSRVARFHADRTNQKLYFARLSCQQAEQTEHVQHAQAHREAAVFHLHGAVLAFLQELVRYYRLNDASPTFASIETLMADKGQVSPEVVVLQQLMQNGFIGELKRAYRMCQYTPEPNAPEPESETSSQLIIKVTQTTQMWLPDTQILREWHEKLTQLIDGFRNEMVEF
- a CDS encoding cation:proton antiporter, whose product is MPHDVELIILLAAGFGLALFFGYIAARLKLPPLIGYLIAGVIISPHTPGVVGDTHLANQLAELGVMFLMFGVGMHFSLSDLMQVRRIALPGAILQIAVATLLGIGVSMLWGWNFGSALIFGLSLSCASTVVLLKALGDRGLLNSVNGKIAVGWLLVEDLVMVLALVLLPATAVLLGGQVLEGSSADENVWMTLAITLLKVAGFIAFMLIFGKRIVPFILKIVVRLGSRELFTLAVVAAAVSIAFGAYKVFGVSMALGAFFAGMVVKESDFSHRAEEETLPLREIFSILFFVAVGMLFDPRIIFEQPLHVLVVVAIIMIGKTIAAMALVLFFRYPLNTALTVGASLAQIGEFSFILAALGVSLGLLSIDGQNLILAGALISITLNSFVFSAIEPIQKWIREDSALARLLERNGDPLAMLPDEVSQDYLRDQVVMIGYGEVGRRITHTLMQDGIKVVIAEENREIVERLREKNIAAVSGIATEAGVLIQAHIQHARLLVLSPMDILDIHKIVDIAKTLNPAIQVLVCAESKEEAEVIGRENVGTVYYAKEEMAKNMSNHILNQIQIAHHQSPTH
- the rpmG gene encoding 50S ribosomal protein L33, whose protein sequence is MRDKIRLVSSAGTGYFYTTTKNKRTMPEKMEIKKFDPKIRQHVIFKEAKIK
- the rpmB gene encoding 50S ribosomal protein L28; translation: MSKVCQVTGKRPVVGNNVSHANNKTKRRFEPNLHNHRFWLESEKRFVRLRLTTKGMRIIDKLGIEKVVADLRAQGQKI
- a CDS encoding coniferyl aldehyde dehydrogenase, with translation MNSQTNPNAVGTDSIDQQKLNDILVAQKLAYQRHPYATAKERIDRLARLKQVLIKYQDDMADAINKDYGNRSISETKIGELLTCLEQIKYYSRHLTTWMKPSKRHISMIHQPAKGWVEYQPLGVIGIISPWNYPLLLSVGPLICALAAGNHAMIKISSASHYFGRTLANAIAEAFPQELVTVINGGGQISDDFSHLPFDKIIFTGSTNVGKTVMTAAAQNLVPVILELGGKSPVLVHESSDLQDVAQRIAVGKLWNAGQTCVAPDYMFLPRGKTALFQEYFSYYVSEMYPSLLNNQDYTAIVNEKQYHRLQGYLDDAQQNGAKLIEFNPQSEDVALNRKIAPTLVTDVQPDMLIMQNEIFGPILPIMEYDQIDDVIDFINSRPRPLALYYFDFDQARADYVAQRTHSGHFGLNTVLTHVAQDDLPFGGIGASGMGKYHGPEGFFSLSHERSMMSNPKLYSLKFILPPFNKPIHRLISKTLLR
- a CDS encoding TetR/AcrR family transcriptional regulator, whose translation is MSHSKTVKTKERILQLSLQLFNERGERSVTTNHIAAELGISPGNLYYHFRNKSEIIKELMAQYQHETLEMLALPEDRLLDANDKIRYFQVLSSQLWAYRFLHRDVYHLVENNDDFRKMYPRFAGQVMQQGQKIYKAFVNAGLMAMTDSEIEALIINLWIVLTNWTNFLYMSGHITDSNTLEDKWLWHALRQMVFLEGAYLRGESRQTYESLLASFGSSELFASFSAMKTHRIE